A window from Polyodon spathula isolate WHYD16114869_AA chromosome 28, ASM1765450v1, whole genome shotgun sequence encodes these proteins:
- the LOC121301734 gene encoding LOW QUALITY PROTEIN: TANK-binding kinase 1-binding protein 1-like (The sequence of the model RefSeq protein was modified relative to this genomic sequence to represent the inferred CDS: substituted 1 base at 1 genomic stop codon): protein MDSLFSGELGMLTAEGLAEEGCGVGWASRPLRGDMYATPHFTLITAYQDIKNQLSGLEKENCGLKRRLKLYEIKFPMISDFSDDRNSYCSFETMDTSLLNNSLQQQLNRLRHELQKGKEREEHLEDVIQTYEKSHMERSNLQRXIVCGGMTTLAEKHVERIRNVEQMLRQRDSSLQNLNMQLRSKEMQYLQLHASPARPHPRMLACPAMTLQSSRSLDAVSDLELQRLEAELEEARREAGEACRREAELKGECERLQEELRQQQEGQRQGEMTTHCVQCDVEWIKKAGDEQVNLALAYTELTEELSRLQSLSSKQTEILRSLSQEQPVQRHSPVPQRHSPVPQRHSPVPQRHSPVPQRHSPAPERHSPAPERHSPAPERHSPAPERHSPVPQRHSPAPERHSPAPERHSPAPQRHSPAPERHSPVPQRHSPAPERHSPVPQRHSPAPERHSPVPQRLSPDVQRRSPLPDSNDGPASYTSRPTSHHLRASFQGRRSYSEVSDPAAYQRPPRLQLDPVSTLPKPRPYREGYHKQGLSSSVTSSPLRTRDPFTPQELLHLRFDKPARPSLQSSEDEEEWARPSAPSAATPPGSIRGVPSCSAFPILKTIPHPSSSATEHAQSWPSINLWMETEDSDIRNCPLCQLTFPFGYPDDALIKHIDTHLENSKI from the exons ATGGACTCTCTGTTCAGTGGGGAGCTGGGCATGCTGACGGCTGAGGGGCTGGCGGAGGAGGGCTGTGGGGTGGGCTGGGCAAGCAGGCCCCTCAGGGGGGACATGTACGCCACCCCCCACTTCACCCTCATCACCGCCTACCAGGACATAAAGAACCAGCTCTCCGGGCTGGAGAAGGAGAACTGCGGGCTCAAGAGGAGACTCAAACTCTACGAGATCAAG TTCCCCATGATCAGCGACTTCAGCGACGATCGCAACTCCTACTGCTCCTTCGAGACCATGGACACTTCACTACTGAACAACAGCCTGCAACAGCAGCTCAACCGGCTTCGGCATGAG CTCCAGAAAGGCAAGGAGAGGGAGGAGCATCTGGAGGATGTAATCCAGACCTACGAGAAGAGCCACATGGAGAGGAGTAACCTGCAGAGATAAATCGTTTGTGGGGGGATG ACCACGCTGGCAGAAAAGCACGTGGAGCGCATTCGGAACGTGGAGCAGATGCTGCGGCAGAGAGACAGCTCCCTGCAGAACCTCAACATGCAGCTGCGCAGCAAGGAGATGCAGTACCTTCAGCTGCATGCCAGCCCCGCCCGCCCCCACCCCCGCA TGCTGGCCTGTCCCGCGATGACCCTGCAGAGCTCGCGCAGTCTGGACGCGGTCTCCGACCTGGAGCTGCAGCGGCTGGAGGCGGAGCTAGAGGAGGCACGGCGGGAGGCAGGGGAGGCGTGTCGCCGGGAGGCGGAGCTCAAGGGGGAGTGCGAGCGGCTGCAGGAGGAGCTGAGACAGCAACAGGAGGGACAGCGGCAGGGG GAGATGACCACTCATTGTGTCCAGTGTGATGTGGAGTGGATCAAGAAGGCTGGCGATGAGCA GGTGAACCTGGCCCTGGCCTACACTGAGCTAACAGAGGAGCTGTCCCGATTGCAGAGCCTGAGTTCCAAACAGACCGAAATACTGAGGAGTCTGTCCCAGGAGCAACCAG TCCAGCGGCACTCCCCGGTCCCTCAGCGGCACTCCCCGGTCCCTCAGCGGCACTCCCCGGTCCCTCAGCGGCACTCCCCGGTCCCTCAGCGGCACTCCCCTGCCCCTGAGCGGCACTCCCCTGCCCCTGAGCGGCACTCCCCTGCCCCTGAGCGGCACTCCCCTGCCCCTGAGCGGCACTCCCCGGTCCCTCAGCGGCACTCCCCTGCCCCTGAGCGGCACTCCCCTGCCCCTGAGCGGCACTCCCCTGCCCCTCAGCGGCACTCCCCTGCCCCTGAGCGGCACTCCCCGGTCCCTCAGCGGCACTCCCCTGCCCCTGAGCGGCACTCCCCGGTACCTCAGCGGCACTCCCCTGCCCCTGAGCGGCACTCTCCTGTCCCCCAGAGGCTTTCCCCTGACGTCCAGCGGAGGTCCCCCCTGCCCGACTCGAACGACGGTCCGGCTTCCTACACCAGTCGCCCGACCAGCCACCACCTGCGAGCCAGCTTCCAGGGGCGCAGGAGCTACTCTGAGGTCAGCGACCCCGCCGCATACCAACGTCCACCCCGTCTGCAGCTCGACCCGGTCTCCACCCTGCCCAAACCCCGGCCCTACAGAGAGGGTTACCACAAGCAGGGGCTGAGCAGCAGTGTGACCAGCAGCCCCCTCCGCACCCGCGATCCCTTCACCCCGCAGGAGCTCCTCCATCTGCGTTTCGACAAGCCCGCCCGGCCTTCCCTCCAGTCCTCCGAGGACGAGGAGGAGTGGGCCCGCCCCAGTGCCCCCTCCGCTGCCACCCCcccaggctcgatcagaggagtGCCTTCCTGCTCCGCCTTCCCCATCCTCAAAACCATCCCCCATCCCTCCTCCTCTGCCACAGAACATGCCCAGTCCTGGCCCTCTATCAAT CTGTGGATGGAGACTGAGGACTCTGACATCAGGAACTGCCCGCTGTGTCAGCTGACCTTCCCATTTGGTTACCCCGACGATGCCCTGATCAAACACATCGACACACACCTGGAGAACAGCAAGATCTGA